A single Theropithecus gelada isolate Dixy chromosome 7b, Tgel_1.0, whole genome shotgun sequence DNA region contains:
- the TMEM30B gene encoding cell cycle control protein 50B, whose translation MTWSATARGAHQPDNTAFTQQRLPAWQPLLSASIALPLFFCAGLAFIGLGLGLYYSSNGIKELEYDYTGDSGTGNCSVCAAADQGRAPPPPCSCAWNFSLPELFQGPVYLYYELTNFYQNNRRYGVSRDDEQLSGLPSALRHPVNECAPYQLSAAGLPIAPCGAIANSLFNDSFSLWHQRLPGGLYVEVPLDRSGIAWWTDYHVKFRNPPLVNGSLALAFQGTAPPPNWRRPVYELSPDPNNTGFINQDFVVWMRTAALPTFRKLYARIRQGNYSAGLPRGAYRVNITYNYPVRAFGGHKLLIFSSISWMGGKNPFLGIAYLVVGSLCILTGFVMLIVYIRYQDQDDDDEE comes from the coding sequence ATGACCTGGAGCGCCACGGCCCGGGGCGCCCACCAGCCCGACAACACCGCCTTCACGCAGCAGCGCCTCCCAGCCTGGCAGCCGCTGCTGTCGGCCAGCATCGCGCTGCCGCTCTTCTTCTGCGCGGGCCTGGCCTTCAttggcctgggcctgggcctctACTACTCCTCCAACGGCATCAAGGAGCTGGAGTACGACTACACCGGCGACTCGGGCACCGGCAACTGCTCGGTGTGCGCCGCGGCTGACCAGGGCCGCGCGCCGCCGCCCCCCTGCTCGTGCGCCTGGAACTTCTCGCTGCCCGAGCTCTTCCAGGGCCCCGTGTACCTCTACTACGAGCTGACCAACTTCTACCAGAACAACCGGCGCTACGGCGTGTCCCGCGACGACGAGCAGCTGAGCGGGCTGCCCAGCGCGCTGCGCCACCCGGTCAACGAGTGCGCCCCCTACCAGCTCAGCGCGGCCGGCCTGCCCATCGCGCCCTGCGGCGCCATCGCCAACAGTCTCTTCAACGACTCCTTCTCGCTTTGGCACCAGCGCCTGCCAGGCGGGCTCTACGTCGAGGTGCCGCTCGACCGCTCCGGCATCGCCTGGTGGACCGACTACCACGTCAAGTTCCGCAACCCGCCGCTGGTCAACGGCAGCCTGGCGCTGGCCTTCCAGGGCACGGCGCCCCCGCCCAACTGGCGCCGGCCGGTCTACGAGCTCAGCCCGGACCCCAACAACACCGGTTTCATCAACCAGGACTTCGTGGTGTGGATGCGCACGGCGGCGCTGCCCACGTTCCGCAAGCTGTATGCGCGCATCCGCCAGGGCAACTATTCGGCCGGGCTGCCGCGGGGCGCCTACCGCGTCAACATCACCTACAACTACCCGGTGCGCGCGTTCGGCGGCCACAAGCTCCTCATCTTCAGCAGCATCTCGTGGATGGGTGGCAAGAACCCCTTCCTCGGCATCGCCTACCTGGTCGTCGGCTCCCTCTGCATCCTCACCGGCTTTGTCATGCTGATCGTCTACATTCGCTACCAGGACCAGGACGACGACGACGAGGAGTGA